A section of the Ranitomeya imitator isolate aRanImi1 chromosome 7, aRanImi1.pri, whole genome shotgun sequence genome encodes:
- the KAT8 gene encoding histone acetyltransferase KAT8 has protein sequence MRFAAAAMDDSVPEEHKSMSAGAEENQHDPLPHQDDSLEQGSVKEEEDDEVGSGGETGSVSAGGRDPEVTVEIGETYLCRRADNTWHSAEVIQSRLNEQEGREEFYVHYVGFNRRLDEWVDKNRLALTKTAKDAVQKNTDQYLNELSEQPERKITRNQKRKHDEINHVQKTYAEMDPTTAALEKEHEAITKVKYVDKIHIGNYEIDAWYFSPFPEDYGKQPKLWVCEYCLKYMKFEKSYRYHLGLCQWRQPPGKEIYRKNNISVYEVDGKDHKIYCQNLCLLAKLFLDHKTLYFDVEPFVFYILTEVDRQGAHIVGYFSKEKESPDGNNVACILTLPPYQRRGYGKFLIAFSYELSKLENTVGSPEKPLSDLGKLSYRSYWSWVLLEILRDFRGTLSIKDLSRMTSITQNDIIGTLQSLNMVKYWKGQHVICVTPKLVEEHLKSAQYKKPPITVDSLNLKWAPPKHKLIKVSKK, from the exons GTTTGCAGCAGCGGCCATGGACGATTCCGTTCCTGAGGAGCACAAGTCCATGTCGGCAGGAGCCGAGGAGAACCAGCACGACCCTCTCCCACACCAGGATGACAGCCTGGAGCAAGGGAGCGTAAAAGAGGAAGAGGACGACGAGGTCGGGTCTGGAGGAGAAACCGGGTCAGTCTCCGCAGGAGGGAGAGACCCAGAGGTGACCGTGGAGATCGGCGAAACCTACCTGTGCCGGAGAGCTGACAACACCTGGC ACTCGGCGGAGGTGATCCAGTCTCGTCTGAACGAGCAGGAAGGCCGAGAGGAGTTCTACGTGCACTACGTGGGCT TTAACCGGCGATTAGACGAGTGGGTGGATAAAAATCGCCTGGCGCTCACCAAGACGGCCAAGGACGCGGTTCAGAAGAACACAGACCAGTACTTGAACGAACTGTCCGAGCAGCCGGAGAGAAAAATTACTAGAAACCAGAAGAGGAAACACGATGAGATCAACCATGTACAGAAG ACGTACGCAGAGATGGATCCCACCACAGCCGCGCTGGAGAAGGAACACGAGGCG ATCACCAAAGTTAAATACGTAGACAAGATCCACATCGGGAACTACGAAATCGATGCTTGGTACTTCTCTCCATTCCCGGAGGACTATGGGAAGCAGCCCAAGCTTTGGGTGTGCGAGTATTGTCTGAAGTACATGAAGTTCGAGAAGAGTTATCGCTATCATCTG GGCTTGTGCCAGTGGCGGCAACCTCCAGGAAAGGAGATCTACAGAAAGAACAACATCTCCGTGTACGAGGTCGATGGCAAAGACCACAAGATCTACTGCCAAAATCTGTGTCTCCTGGCCAAGCTCTTCCTGGACCACAAGACGTTGTACTTTGACGTGGAGCCGTTCGTCTTCTACATCTTGACGGAGGTCGACCGGCAGGGAGCGCACATCGTGGGATACTTCTCAAAG GAGAAGGAGTCTCCGGATGGAAACAACGTGGCGTGTATCCTGACCCTGCCCCCGTACCAGCGGCGCGGCTACGGAAAGTTCCTCATCGCCTTCA GTTATGAACTCTCTAAACTGGAGAACACCGTGGGTTCACCCGAAAAGCCCTTGTCGGACCTGGGCAAACTAAGCTACCGCAGCTACTGGTCCTGGGTGCTCCTGGAGATCCTGCGAGACTTCCGGGGGACGCTGTCCATCAAGGACCTGAG CCGGATGACGAGTATCACACAGAACGACATCATCGGGACCCTCCAGTCACTGAACATGGTAAAATACTGGAAGGGGCAACACGTTATCTGCGTCACGCCCAAACTGGTGGAGGAACACCTCAAAAGTGCGCAGTATAAGAAGCCCCCCATTACAG TAGATTCGCTGAACCTGAAGTGGGCCCCCCCGAAACACAAGCTAATAAAGGTGTCTAAGAAATGA
- the PRSS8 gene encoding prostasin: MQQPLGRAILLLAAVNLVFGQIANRIVGGENGNIQQWPWLASLRHNQVHVCGCSLLSPSYVLTAAHCFPTGYKDEEYEVLVGTTSLAITDSTAQIVLVEQSYKNPGYVDGGFSWDIAVVKLKTAVTLSSVVQPIRLPSSNVQFPAGMPCKVAGWGHVKHSVPLESPQNLQVGQVKIISRFTCSCLYNINPSENTLSSIQQDMICAGTVDGSVDACQGDSGGPLCCNVNGNWYQAGVVSWGDECGAPNRPGVYIATSASIVWIRSIVPDVQTDDFTVDQTPEPDNPEGCTAADGQFHTFPNSASMVLVTLAMLPLYWLTAYFLTDL, from the exons ATGCAGCAGCCTCTTGGCCGAGCGATACTATTGTTAGCAG CCGTGAACTTGGTGTTCGGACAAA TCGCCAATCGCATTGTCGGAGGAGAGAATGGAAACATCCAGCAATGGCCGTGGCTGGCCAGCCTGCGACATAATCAAGTGCACGTCTGCGGCTGCTCCTTACTGTCGCCCTCCTACGTCCTGACCGCGGCTCACTGCTTCCCGAC GGGATATAAAGATGAAGAGTATGAAGTACTTGTTGGAACCACATCGCTGGCCATCACCGACTCCACGGCCCAAATCGTCCTGGTGGAGCAGTCCTATAAGAACCCAGGATACGTTGATGGTGGTTTTTCCTGGGATATTGCTGTGGTCAAGCTAAAGACGGCCGTGACCCTGAGCAGTGTCGTCCAGCCCATCCGCCTGCCCTCCTCCAACGTCCAGTTCCCGGCTGGTATGCCATGTAAGGTCGCTGGCTGGGGCCACGTTAAACATTCCG TTCCTCTTGAAAGCCCTCAGAACCTTCAGGTCGGGCAAGTGAAGATCATCAGCAGATTTACGTGCAGTTGTCTGTATAACATCAACCCTAGTGAGAACACGCTGTCGTCCATACAGCAGGACATGATCTGCGCCGGGACAGTGGACGGATCTGTCGATGCCTGTCAG GGCGACTCTGGGGGTCCTCTTTGCTGTAACGTAAATGGTAACTGGTACCAGGCCGGAGTGGTCAGCTGGGGCGATGAGTGTGGAGCGCCAAACAGGCCTGGCGTCTACATCGCAACCTCTGCCTCCATCGTCTGGATTAGGAGCATCGTGCCGGACGTTCAGACTGATGACTTCACCGTGGACCAGACGCCGGAGCCCGACAATCCGGAAGGCTGCACAGCCGCAGACGGCCAGTTCCATACCTTTCCTAACAGTGCATCAATGGTCCTGGTCACGCTGGCCATGCTGCCGCTGTACTGGCTGACCGCCTACTTCCTGACCGACCTGTAG